In Pseudomonadota bacterium, the genomic window TGCGTGACCGCCTCGGCACAGCGCCGCTGGTGGTCGATTCGGATGACTTCCTGATCGAACCGCGCGCCTACCTTGAGCGGATGTGCACGCGCTGGGGCCTCGCGTTCAGCGAGCGCATGCTCAGTTGGCCTTCGGGGGCGCGCGCGTCGGATGGCGCCTGGGCGCCACACTGGTACGGGTCGGTCTGGCAAACCACGGGGTTCGGCGCGCCTCGGCCGCCGGTCGACGAGCGCCTGCCCGACGCGCTGCAGCGGGTGTGCGATGAGGCGATGCCCTATTACGACAAGTTGGCGCGCGAAAAGCTGACGGTTTGATCGACGTCGGCCGTGCGTGCGCGGCTCTCTTGAATACACTGCAGGACCGGTGTGGCCGCCCGCTGTTGGCGGATGCGCGTGAAGAGGGCGTCGGCCTCGGGGTAGTGTGGCACAAGGTTCTTCAGCCACTGCTTCAGTCGACCGGTGAGGTAGTGGTCGGCCGCCTTGCTTTGTGGGTAGCTGGCGTAGTGCAGCAGGGCCTCGACGATGTCTGACCAGGGCAGGGGGGCGCTGTCACCGCGCAACACGCAGGCGAGGTTCGGTGTGGCCAGAACGCCGCGGCCGACCATCACGTCGCGGCACCCGCTGACGTCACGCACGCGGTGGTAGTCCTCCGGGTTGTTGATGTCGCCGTTGGCGATCACGCGCAGCGACACGGCGTCGGCCACCCGGCCGATCGCCTCCCAGTCGACGGGCGGCCGGTAGCCTTGCGCCCGCGTGCGCCCGTGCACCACCAACCAGGCGGCGCCTGCAGTCTCAATGGCCTGAGCGTTGTCGATCGCAAGGGCGGCGTCCTCACAGCCGAGGCGCATCTTGGCCGTGACCGGCACATCGGGGCCGAGCCGCGCGCGCACGGCACTGACGATGTCGTGGATCAGGTGCGGCGTCGCAAGCAGGGCCGCGCCGCCCTTGTGGCGGTTGACGGTCTTGGCCGGGCAGCCGAAATTGAGGTCGATACCGGGCGACCCCATGGCCACGGCTCGCGCCGCGTTTTCGGCCATGTGCTCCGGGGACTGCCCGAGCAACTGCACGCGCATCGGCGTGCCTGCACCGGTCCTGCTGCCGCGGGTCAGTTCCGGGCACAGCCGCTCGTAGGTGCGCCGCGGCAGCAGCTGGTCGACCACGCGGATGAACTCCGACACGCAGAGGTCGTAGCCGCCGTAGCCGGTGACCAGGTCGCGCATACGCCAATCCATCACACCCTCCATGGGAGCGAGCAGGATCAGGTCGGTGTGGGTGGAGCGCGGCGTCATGCGTGCGCATGGTACCTTTTCGGGCCGAGGCTCACGAGACACAGGTGACGGTGATGCGGTGTGACTGGTGCGGAGACGACCCCCTCTACGTGGACTACCACGACACCGAGTGGGGGCGGCCTCTGTTCGACCGCGTGGCCTTGTTCGAATGCCTCAACCTCGAGGGGCAGCAGGCAGGCCTGTCGTGGATCACGGTGTTGCGCAAACGGGCACACTACCGCACGGTGTTCGCCGGATTCGAACCCGAACGCGTCGCGCGCTTTGGTGACACCGACGTGGAACGGTTGCTGACCGATGCGGGCATCATCCGTCACCGGGGCAAGGTCGAGGCGATCATTGGCAACGCCCGTGCGCTCCTGGCGCTCGAGGCGGATGAAGGCGATTTCCCCACCTGGATCTGGCGGTTCGTCGACGGCGTACCGCACCGCAATGCTTTCGCGTCGATGGCCGAGGTCCCGGCCGTGACACCGGCGTCCGAGCGCATGAGCAAGGCCTTGAAGAAACGGGGCTTCCGCTTCGTCGGGCCGACGACCTGCTACGCCTTCATGCAGGCGGTCGGCATGGTCAACGACCACCTCGTCGGGTGCGACTGCCATGCGGCGTGCGGCTAGCGCACCCAGTGTCGGACCGGCCCGGTGTCGAGGTGCACGAAGCCGCGCCGTGTGTACTGTCCGACCCCGCCAATGCCGGCCAGCTGTGCGCTGAACACGAGGTCCGCCAGTGGCACCTCGGGTGGCAGGATGTCGATGGCGCGGCCGACCGTGTGGAAACTGTGCTTGGCCACGCCCCGACCCGCAGCCCGCAACGCGTCGTTGGTTTTTTCAGTGCGGTAGCCGGATATGAACCGGTAGGGCGCTCGGGTGTTCAACGACACGCGCAGGGTGTACAGCAGGTCCAGCAACTGCACGTCCATGGCGGTGGTGGCGTTCTCCCGGTGGTCCCTGAGCGCATGGTCAATCTGGCGCAGGGCCTCCGGCAGGTAGCGTCCGTCGCGATAATATTCAACGTCGAGGTACTCGCGCGTGTGCATGCCGAACAACGCGAGCGTGCGCGGTGCGTCGGCAGCCGGAAGCCGCGAGCTCACCACCGCGCCTGCGGCCGCGGTCAGCAGGCCGCGGCGGGTGAGTGAAAACGCAGTGGAGGGGGCACGGTGCATGGCGAGGGCGGGTGTCGTCGAAAGCGAGAAGCGCCGGAGGAGTCTACTGTGTTTGTGGACGACGCACCCTGGGCAGCGTCGAGCGTTACCCTGTGCAGTGGGTCCAACGGCAAGCGTGTGACACAACCGAGGAGCAGGAGTTGTAATCCATGACTCAGTATTTACGCATACAACCGGAGGTCGACGAAGCGATTCGGCACGGTCAACCGGTGGTGGCGTTGGAGTCGACCATCATTTCGCACGGGATGCCATGGCCGCAGAATGTCGACACGGCAAGGGCAGTCGAGCAGAGTGTGCGCGACAACGGTGCTGTACCGGCCACGGTTGCACTGGTCGACGGTGCCGTTGCCATCGGAATGTCAGCCGACCAACTCGAGCGTTTCGGGCGTGCCGACGCGGTGCAGAAAGTCAGCCGGCGCGACATCGCGCGCGTGCTCGCGTCACGTCGCGACGGCGCCACCACCGTTGCCGCCACCATGTGGTGCGCGCACCAAGCTGGCATCCGCGTGTTCGCGACCGGCGGCCTCGGCGGGGTTCACCGCGATGTGCAGGACACCGGCGACATCTCGGCCGACCTCGAAGAACTGGCGCGCACGCCGGTTGCGGTGGTCTGTGCCGGTGCCAAGTCGATTCTCGATATCGGGCGGACCTTGCAATACCTCGAAACGCGCGGCGTGCCGGTGTACGGTTTTGGCTGCGATGACTTTCCGGCCTTCTACACGTCGCGCAGCGGGTTTGCGGTCGACCAGCGGTTCGATACCGTCGAGGACCTCGCCGGCGTGTTGGCGGTGCAATGGTCGCTGGGTCTCGACAGCGGTGTCGTGGTGGGCAACCCCATTCCCGATGCGCTGTCGTTGCCGGAAGCGGTGGTTGAGACAGCCGTGACCGCGGCACTCGCCGCGTGTTCTGCGGCGGGTGTCACCGGCCCTGCCATCACGCCGTTTCTGTTGAAGCATGTGGCCGAGAGCACCGGGGGTGACAGCCTTGCCGCCAACATTGCGCTGATCAAGCACAACGCGTGCGCGGCCGCCGCGCTCGCGGCCGCACTGTCGCTACAGACATAAACGCGGGTTTAGCTGTGTCGTTGCAGCACCAGGCTTGCGTTGGTGCCGCCAAAGCCGAAGCTGTTGGACATCACGCGGTTGAGCTGGACGTTGTCGATTCGCTTGCGCACGATCGGGTAGCCTTCTGCTGCCGGGTCGAGGTTCTCGATGTTTGCCGAGGCGGCGACGAAATCGCCCGCCAGCATGAGCAGGCAGTAGATGGCTTCCTGCACCCCGGTTGCGCCAAGCGAGTGGCCGCTGAGGGACTTTGTCGAGCTGATGTGCGGCATGCTGTCGCCGAAGACGCGTCGCACCGCTTCGAGTTCCGGTATGTCGCCCGCGGGTGTGCTGGTCCCGTGTGCGTTGATGTAGTCGACCTGTCCGTCCACGGTTGCAATCGCTTGCTGCATGCAGCGCTCGGCCCCTTCGCCGGACGGGGCCACCATGTCGTGGCCGTCAGACGTCGCGCCGTAGCCGACCACCTCGGCCAGAATGCGGGCGCCGCGAGCCAGGGCGTGCTCGCGCTCCTCAACCACCAACATCCCGCCGCCGCCGGCGATCACAAAGCCGTCGCGGTCGACGTCGTAAGCGCGCGACGCCCGCGTCGGGTCATCGTTGTATTTGCTCGACATGGCACCCATCGCATCGAACAGGCAGCTCATGCTCCAGTGCTCTTCTTCGCCGCCACCGGCAAACACGATGTCCTGCTTGCCGAGTTGAATCTGCTCGACCGCGTTGCCGATGCAGTGGGCGCTGGTCGAGCAGGCTGAGGAGATGGAGTAGTTGACGCCCTTGATCTTGAAGGGCGTGGCGAGGCAGGCCGACACCGTGCTGCCCATCGCCTGCGTGACCCGGTAGGGGCCAACACGTCGAATGCCCTTGGCGCGCAGGATGTCCGCTGCCTCGACCTGGCTGGACGAGGACGCACCGCCGGACCCGGCAATGATACCGATGCGCGGGTCAGCCAGCTTGGCTGGATCCAGGCCTGCGCTTTCAATGGCCTGTTGCATGCTGATATACGCGTAGGCCGCCGCGTCGCCCATGAAACGCAGGGTCTTGCGATCGATGTGTTCGCTGAGGTCGATGTCGGGTTGTCCGGCCACCTGGGAGCGCATGCCGAGTTCGGTGTAGTCCGCCTTGGCGCGGATGCCTGACCGGCCGGTGCGCAAGGCGTCTGCTACCTGGTCGACAGTGGTGCCGAGGCTCGACACAATGCCCATGCCTGTGATGACGGCGCGTTTCATAGGGGCTCCCGTGTGCGTGGAGGGGGTGTGCAGGTCGCGGAGGTTGGTCTCAGAGGTCCGACGGCTTGAACAGGCCGACGCGCAGGTCCTTCGCCGTGTAGATGGTCTCACCGTCGGCTTCAAGCGTCGCGTCGGCAATACCCATCACCAACTTGCGCTCGATCACGCGCTTGAGGTCCAGGCGGTACACCACCTGTTTGACGTGAGGCAGCACCTGACCGGTGAATTTGACTTCGCCCGCACCGAGTGCGCGGCCCCGGCCGGGGTTGCCTTTCCACCCGAGGAAGAAGCCCACCAGCTGCCACATGGCGTCGAGCCCCAGGCAGCCTGGCATGACCGGGTCGTTCTGGAAGTGGCAGTCGAAAAACCACAGGTCGGGTGTGATGTCGAGCTCGGCTACGATGCTGCCCTTGCCGTGCGCACCGTCGTCGGCGCTGATGTGCGTGATGCGGTCGATCATCAGCATGTTGTCTTTCGGCAACTGGGCATTGCCCGGACCGAACAGCTGGCCGTGGCCGCACGCGACCAGTTCGTCTTTGGTGTAGCTGGACTGGGTGTGTACTGTCGTCATGGGGGTTCCGTCAGGGCCTCGTGGGACGCCGCGGTGCGCGGGGCCCAAGGGCCGATCTCGTCACGCAATCCCCCAGTTTAGCGCGAGCAGGGGGGTTCTGGATACGGCATGGGGTCATTGGCCATAGCTCGCCGGCCCCGCCGCGAGGTACTCGGATTCCGCAGCGGTGTTTTCACGGTTCAACACCGCGTTTCGGTGGGGAAAGCGGCCGAATCGGGCAACGATGTCGCGGTGGTTGCGGGCGAAGTCGAGCGTGCGCTCGGCGCGCTCGCGGAGGCCGCTTGGCGCGTCGGCCGCGAGGGCGGCGTAGTGGTCGACCGAGGCGTCTTGCAGCGCGAGGTCTTCGGCGTGCATGAGCGGCATGTACAGGAAGGTGCGTTCCACCATCACCAACTCGCGGTCGAGCCCGGCGGCCACGGCTGCCTGGCAGGCGTCGACGGCAGCGTGCTCGGACTCGAACGCCCGCGCTGTCCGTCGAAACATGTTCAGCGGGAACTGATCGAGCACCACGACCAGTGCGAGGGCGCCACGCGCGGTTTCCCGCCAGCCGCCAAGACGCCCGCCGAGCGCGGCCTCGTAGGCGCCGAGAAAGCGCTCTCGGATCGTGTTGTCGAGCGCGTCCGAGCCGTTGAACCACATGTCGCGCTTGCCGTCGTCGGCGACGTCCTCGCCGTCGAGCTCGCCGAACCAGAACGCCAATACCGCATCGGGCGACGGTGTCTCGGTCTGTGTTGCCATCCTGTGCACCTCCTCAGTGCGTTCGGAACCTGCGTTAATCAGGCTTGAAATCGGTCCGAACTGAACCTAAATGTTGGTAATGAGCCGCGATCTTGCGGCTCGACTTGATATACTCAGGGGCACGACCGAACGGGGCGCGGGGCCCCGTCGGGTTGCAGGTCCCAGGCGCCGAGCGCCGTCCCGCGCCAACCCCCAAACAGGTTTGTCCATGGATATCAGAAAAGTCAAAAAGCTCATCGAATTGCTCGAGGAATCGGACATCCACGAGATCGAGATTCGCGAGGGCGAGGAATCCGTGCGCATCACCTGCGGCCACCCGGCGCCGATCGTGGCCCAGAGCGTGCCCGCGCCGGTGTTGCAGGCGCCCGTCGCCGCCGCGCCCCCCGCCGCCGCACCGGCTGCAGCGCCGCCTGTCGCCGCGGCAGCTGCGCCGGCGGCCGTGTCCGGCGCCACACCCGCCGGCGAAATCGTCAAGTCGATCATGGTCGGTACCTTCTACCGCTCCTCCGCGCCCGGCACCCCTGCGTTTGTCGAGGTCGGCAAGACCGTGTCCAAGGGTGACACGCTCTGCATCATCGAGGCGATGAAGATCATGAACCCGATCGAGTCGGAGATCAGCGGCACGGTGCAGGCGGTCCTCGTTGACGACGGTGAAC contains:
- a CDS encoding tRNA-dihydrouridine synthase, which codes for MTPRSTHTDLILLAPMEGVMDWRMRDLVTGYGGYDLCVSEFIRVVDQLLPRRTYERLCPELTRGSRTGAGTPMRVQLLGQSPEHMAENAARAVAMGSPGIDLNFGCPAKTVNRHKGGAALLATPHLIHDIVSAVRARLGPDVPVTAKMRLGCEDAALAIDNAQAIETAGAAWLVVHGRTRAQGYRPPVDWEAIGRVADAVSLRVIANGDINNPEDYHRVRDVSGCRDVMVGRGVLATPNLACVLRGDSAPLPWSDIVEALLHYASYPQSKAADHYLTGRLKQWLKNLVPHYPEADALFTRIRQQRAATPVLQCIQESRARTADVDQTVSFSRANLS
- a CDS encoding DNA-3-methyladenine glycosylase I; amino-acid sequence: MTVMRCDWCGDDPLYVDYHDTEWGRPLFDRVALFECLNLEGQQAGLSWITVLRKRAHYRTVFAGFEPERVARFGDTDVERLLTDAGIIRHRGKVEAIIGNARALLALEADEGDFPTWIWRFVDGVPHRNAFASMAEVPAVTPASERMSKALKKRGFRFVGPTTCYAFMQAVGMVNDHLVGCDCHAACG
- a CDS encoding DUF882 domain-containing protein; the encoded protein is MHRAPSTAFSLTRRGLLTAAAGAVVSSRLPAADAPRTLALFGMHTREYLDVEYYRDGRYLPEALRQIDHALRDHRENATTAMDVQLLDLLYTLRVSLNTRAPYRFISGYRTEKTNDALRAAGRGVAKHSFHTVGRAIDILPPEVPLADLVFSAQLAGIGGVGQYTRRGFVHLDTGPVRHWVR
- a CDS encoding pseudouridine-5'-phosphate glycosidase; this encodes MTQYLRIQPEVDEAIRHGQPVVALESTIISHGMPWPQNVDTARAVEQSVRDNGAVPATVALVDGAVAIGMSADQLERFGRADAVQKVSRRDIARVLASRRDGATTVAATMWCAHQAGIRVFATGGLGGVHRDVQDTGDISADLEELARTPVAVVCAGAKSILDIGRTLQYLETRGVPVYGFGCDDFPAFYTSRSGFAVDQRFDTVEDLAGVLAVQWSLGLDSGVVVGNPIPDALSLPEAVVETAVTAALAACSAAGVTGPAITPFLLKHVAESTGGDSLAANIALIKHNACAAAALAAALSLQT
- the fabB gene encoding beta-ketoacyl-ACP synthase I, which produces MKRAVITGMGIVSSLGTTVDQVADALRTGRSGIRAKADYTELGMRSQVAGQPDIDLSEHIDRKTLRFMGDAAAYAYISMQQAIESAGLDPAKLADPRIGIIAGSGGASSSSQVEAADILRAKGIRRVGPYRVTQAMGSTVSACLATPFKIKGVNYSISSACSTSAHCIGNAVEQIQLGKQDIVFAGGGEEEHWSMSCLFDAMGAMSSKYNDDPTRASRAYDVDRDGFVIAGGGGMLVVEEREHALARGARILAEVVGYGATSDGHDMVAPSGEGAERCMQQAIATVDGQVDYINAHGTSTPAGDIPELEAVRRVFGDSMPHISSTKSLSGHSLGATGVQEAIYCLLMLAGDFVAASANIENLDPAAEGYPIVRKRIDNVQLNRVMSNSFGFGGTNASLVLQRHS
- the fabA gene encoding 3-hydroxyacyl-[acyl-carrier-protein] dehydratase FabA; the protein is MTTVHTQSSYTKDELVACGHGQLFGPGNAQLPKDNMLMIDRITHISADDGAHGKGSIVAELDITPDLWFFDCHFQNDPVMPGCLGLDAMWQLVGFFLGWKGNPGRGRALGAGEVKFTGQVLPHVKQVVYRLDLKRVIERKLVMGIADATLEADGETIYTAKDLRVGLFKPSDL
- a CDS encoding DUF924 family protein, producing MATQTETPSPDAVLAFWFGELDGEDVADDGKRDMWFNGSDALDNTIRERFLGAYEAALGGRLGGWRETARGALALVVVLDQFPLNMFRRTARAFESEHAAVDACQAAVAAGLDRELVMVERTFLYMPLMHAEDLALQDASVDHYAALAADAPSGLRERAERTLDFARNHRDIVARFGRFPHRNAVLNRENTAAESEYLAAGPASYGQ
- the accB gene encoding acetyl-CoA carboxylase biotin carboxyl carrier protein; its protein translation is MDIRKVKKLIELLEESDIHEIEIREGEESVRITCGHPAPIVAQSVPAPVLQAPVAAAPPAAAPAAAPPVAAAAAPAAVSGATPAGEIVKSIMVGTFYRSSAPGTPAFVEVGKTVSKGDTLCIIEAMKIMNPIESEISGTVQAVLVDDGEPVEFDQPLFVIEP